Proteins encoded by one window of Pseudomonas sp. PSKL.D1:
- the pdeM gene encoding ligase-associated DNA damage response endonuclease PdeM encodes MNGHLSIEHCAETLWLLADRAIYWPAQRALLVADVHIGKAASYRALHQPVPKGTTAATLQRLDSLLATHDCEQLIILGDFLHARAARTPATMALLQAWRNRHPCLHVRLIRGNHDRHAGDPPGELNIEVHDEPWLLGPFALQHEPTPHPERPVLAGHVHPVFTLRGRARQRLRLRCFVMQSQVSLLPAFGEFTGGWDMERAPGRRIFPTGADQVWTVAE; translated from the coding sequence ATGAATGGACACCTGAGTATCGAGCACTGCGCTGAAACATTATGGTTGTTAGCGGATCGCGCCATTTACTGGCCGGCACAGCGCGCCTTGCTGGTGGCCGATGTGCATATTGGCAAAGCGGCCAGCTATCGAGCCCTTCACCAGCCCGTCCCGAAGGGCACCACCGCTGCCACACTGCAACGCCTGGACAGTTTGCTGGCCACCCATGACTGCGAACAACTGATCATTCTGGGCGACTTCCTGCACGCCCGCGCCGCCCGCACGCCTGCCACCATGGCTTTGCTGCAGGCGTGGCGCAACCGGCATCCATGCCTGCATGTGCGGCTGATACGGGGTAACCACGACCGCCACGCGGGTGATCCACCTGGCGAGTTGAACATCGAAGTCCACGATGAACCTTGGTTGTTAGGCCCTTTCGCCCTGCAGCATGAGCCAACGCCACACCCCGAGCGCCCGGTGCTGGCCGGCCACGTCCATCCTGTTTTCACGTTGCGCGGCCGCGCCAGGCAGCGCTTGAGGTTGCGCTGTTTCGTGATGCAAAGCCAAGTCAGCCTGCTGCCCGCTTTCGGTGAGTTCACGGGCGGATGGGATATGGAGCGCGCACCTGGCAGGCGGATTTTCCCGACAGGCGCGGATCAAGTCTGGACCGTGGCGGAGTGA
- a CDS encoding cold-shock protein, protein MSNRQSGTVKWFNDEKGYGFITPQSGDDLFVHFKAIQADGFKTLKEGQAVTFVATRGQKGMQAEEVQIA, encoded by the coding sequence ATGTCCAACCGTCAATCCGGTACCGTTAAGTGGTTCAACGATGAGAAAGGCTACGGCTTCATCACCCCTCAGTCGGGCGACGACCTGTTCGTGCACTTCAAAGCCATCCAAGCTGACGGCTTCAAAACCCTGAAAGAAGGCCAAGCTGTTACTTTCGTCGCTACCCGCGGCCAGAAAGGCATGCAGGCTGAAGAAGTTCAAATCGCCTAA
- the metG gene encoding methionine--tRNA ligase: MSEPRQILVTSALPYANGSIHLGHMLEYIQTDMWVRFQKLRGNQCIYVCADDAHGSAIMLRAEKEGITPEQLIANVQAEHSGDFADFLVDFDNFHSTHSDENRELSSLIYSRLRDAGHIATRSVTQYFDPEKGMFLADRFIKGTCPKCAAEDQYGDNCEKCGATYAPTELKNPKSAISGATPVLRDSQHFFFKLPDFQAMLQQWTRSGTLQDAVANKLAEWLDSGLQEWDISRDAPYFGFEIPGEPGKYFYVWLDAPIGYMASFNNLCARRPELDFDAFWSEGSKAELYHFIGKDIVNFHALFWPAMLEGAGFRKPTAVNVHGYLTVNGAKMSKSRGTFIKARTYLDHLQPEYLRYYYAAKLGRGVDDLDLNLEDFVQKVNSDLVGKVVNIASRCAGFIHKGNDGVMVAGDAAPELTEAFLTAAPSIAEAYEGRDFGRAMREIMALADRANAWIADKAPWSLAKQEGKQDEVQAICAQGINLFRQLVIFLKPVLPVLAADAEAFLNVAPLTWNDHLTRLENHQLNPFKALMSRIEPAKVEAMVAASKEDLLAAEAKAPAGNGELAKDPLSAEIEFDTFAAVDLRVALIVKAEAVPGADKLLQLTLDIGDERRNVFSGIKSAYPDPSKLEGRLTMMVANLKPRKMRFGVSEGMVMAAGPGGEEIYLLSPDSGAKPGQRIK; the protein is encoded by the coding sequence ATGTCCGAGCCACGTCAGATTCTCGTTACAAGCGCCCTGCCCTATGCCAACGGTTCCATTCACCTGGGCCATATGCTGGAGTACATCCAGACGGACATGTGGGTGCGCTTCCAGAAGCTGCGCGGTAACCAGTGCATCTACGTCTGCGCCGACGACGCCCACGGTTCGGCAATCATGCTGCGCGCCGAGAAAGAAGGCATCACCCCGGAGCAACTGATCGCCAACGTTCAGGCCGAGCACAGCGGCGATTTCGCCGACTTCCTGGTGGACTTCGACAACTTCCACTCGACCCACAGCGACGAAAACCGCGAGCTGTCGAGCTTGATCTACTCCCGCCTGCGCGACGCCGGGCACATCGCCACCCGTTCGGTGACCCAGTACTTCGACCCTGAAAAGGGCATGTTCCTGGCAGACCGTTTCATCAAGGGCACCTGCCCGAAATGCGCGGCCGAAGACCAGTACGGCGATAACTGCGAGAAGTGCGGCGCCACCTACGCCCCGACCGAACTGAAAAACCCCAAGTCGGCGATTTCCGGTGCCACTCCGGTATTGCGCGATTCGCAGCACTTCTTCTTCAAGCTGCCGGACTTCCAGGCCATGCTGCAGCAGTGGACCCGCAGCGGCACGCTGCAGGACGCCGTGGCCAACAAGCTGGCCGAGTGGCTGGATTCGGGCCTGCAGGAGTGGGACATTTCCCGTGATGCGCCGTACTTCGGCTTCGAAATCCCGGGCGAGCCAGGCAAGTACTTCTATGTGTGGCTGGACGCCCCGATCGGCTACATGGCCAGCTTCAATAACCTGTGCGCCCGCCGCCCGGAGCTGGACTTCGATGCGTTCTGGAGCGAGGGTTCCAAGGCCGAGCTGTACCACTTCATCGGCAAGGACATCGTCAACTTCCACGCCCTGTTCTGGCCAGCAATGCTCGAAGGCGCGGGCTTCCGCAAGCCAACCGCGGTCAACGTGCACGGCTACCTGACCGTCAACGGCGCCAAGATGTCCAAGTCGCGCGGCACCTTCATCAAAGCTCGCACCTATCTGGATCATCTGCAGCCGGAATACCTGCGTTACTACTACGCGGCCAAGCTTGGCCGTGGCGTCGACGACCTGGACCTGAACCTCGAAGACTTCGTACAGAAGGTCAACTCTGACCTGGTTGGCAAAGTGGTCAACATCGCCAGCCGCTGCGCCGGTTTCATTCACAAGGGCAATGACGGCGTAATGGTTGCCGGTGATGCTGCACCAGAACTGACCGAAGCGTTCCTTACTGCCGCCCCATCCATCGCTGAAGCGTACGAAGGCCGCGACTTCGGCCGCGCCATGCGTGAAATCATGGCACTGGCCGACCGTGCCAATGCCTGGATCGCCGACAAGGCGCCGTGGTCGCTGGCCAAGCAGGAAGGCAAGCAGGATGAAGTGCAGGCCATCTGCGCCCAAGGCATCAACCTGTTCCGCCAGCTGGTGATCTTCCTCAAACCGGTACTGCCGGTGCTGGCCGCCGACGCCGAGGCTTTCCTCAATGTCGCGCCATTGACCTGGAACGACCACCTGACCCGCCTGGAAAACCATCAGCTGAACCCGTTCAAGGCGCTGATGAGCCGCATCGAGCCAGCCAAGGTCGAAGCCATGGTTGCCGCCAGCAAGGAAGACCTGCTGGCCGCTGAAGCCAAAGCCCCGGCCGGCAACGGCGAACTGGCCAAAGACCCGCTCTCGGCCGAAATCGAGTTCGACACCTTCGCCGCTGTCGACCTGCGCGTGGCGCTGATCGTCAAGGCAGAGGCTGTGCCAGGCGCCGACAAGCTGCTGCAACTGACGCTGGACATCGGTGACGAGCGCCGCAACGTGTTCTCGGGCATCAAGTCGGCCTACCCCGACCCGTCCAAGCTGGAAGGCCGCCTGACCATGATGGTAGCCAACCTAAAACCGCGCAAAATGCGCTTTGGCGTGTCTGAAGGCATGGTCATGGCCGCAGGCCCTGGCGGCGAGGAAATCTACCTGCTCAGCCCGGACAGCGGCGCCAAGCCAGGCCAACGTATCAAGTAA
- the apbC gene encoding iron-sulfur cluster carrier protein ApbC produces the protein MSAVTRAAVEGALRQYTDPYLNQDPVSAGCVRAIEIQGGQVTVQLQLGYAAGLFKNGWAQVLQTAVENLEGVTSAQVSIDCVVAAHKAQAQVPAMANVKNIIAVASGKGGVGKSTTAANLALALAREGARVGILDADIYGPSQGVMFGIPEGTRPQVREQKWFVPIKAHGVEVMSMAFLTDDNTPMVWRGPMVSGALLQLVTQTAWDDLDYLVIDMPPGTGDIQLTLAQKVPVAGSVIVTTPQDLALLDAKKGVEMFRKVNIPVLGVVENMAVHICSNCGHAEHLFGEGGGEKLAAQYGVDLLASLPLSMLIREQADSGKPTAIAEPESQIAMVYQELARQVGARIVLQEAAAPAMPSITISED, from the coding sequence ATGAGTGCCGTCACCCGTGCCGCCGTCGAAGGCGCGCTTCGCCAGTACACCGACCCTTACCTGAACCAGGACCCGGTCAGCGCCGGCTGCGTGCGGGCCATCGAAATCCAGGGCGGGCAGGTTACCGTGCAGTTGCAATTGGGCTACGCCGCGGGCCTGTTCAAGAACGGTTGGGCGCAGGTGTTGCAGACTGCCGTCGAGAACCTTGAAGGGGTCACGTCGGCACAGGTTTCGATCGACTGCGTGGTGGCTGCCCATAAGGCCCAGGCCCAAGTGCCTGCCATGGCCAATGTGAAGAACATCATCGCCGTGGCATCCGGCAAGGGCGGCGTCGGCAAGTCGACCACGGCTGCCAACCTGGCGCTGGCGCTGGCACGCGAGGGTGCCCGCGTGGGTATTCTCGATGCCGATATCTACGGCCCCAGCCAGGGTGTGATGTTCGGCATCCCCGAAGGCACCCGCCCGCAGGTGCGCGAGCAGAAGTGGTTCGTGCCGATCAAGGCCCATGGTGTGGAAGTCATGTCCATGGCTTTTCTCACCGACGACAACACGCCGATGGTGTGGCGTGGCCCGATGGTCTCCGGCGCGCTGCTGCAACTGGTCACGCAAACCGCTTGGGATGACCTGGACTATCTGGTGATCGATATGCCGCCGGGCACCGGTGATATTCAGCTGACCCTGGCGCAGAAAGTGCCGGTAGCCGGCTCGGTGATCGTTACCACCCCTCAGGACCTGGCGCTGCTGGATGCCAAAAAGGGCGTGGAGATGTTCCGCAAGGTCAACATCCCGGTGCTGGGGGTCGTGGAGAACATGGCTGTGCACATCTGCTCCAACTGCGGCCACGCCGAGCACCTGTTCGGTGAGGGTGGTGGTGAAAAGCTGGCAGCGCAGTATGGCGTTGACCTGCTGGCCTCCCTGCCGTTGTCCATGTTGATTCGCGAGCAGGCCGACAGCGGCAAGCCCACGGCGATCGCCGAGCCGGAAAGCCAGATAGCCATGGTTTACCAGGAGCTGGCGCGCCAGGTCGGTGCGCGGATTGTGCTGCAGGAAGCAGCGGCACCGGCGATGCCGAGCATTACCATCAGCGAAGATTGA
- a CDS encoding Rnf-Nqr domain containing protein: MNDYVLVLVSAALVSSLYMLQQPVSRLRLHVFGLACALATVLGVSGGCMLERIVVVPMQLQGLQLFLLLPWLALIAYAVPAGLGRLRPGWPTAGLALPVMTNALVLGLTLHIIDNSTGGFATLGASILSGLGFWLALALFDDLLQRGDHDDVPHALQGLPLALIGAGVMVMAFSGFNGLFMQ; this comes from the coding sequence ATGAACGACTACGTCCTGGTTCTGGTCAGTGCCGCGCTGGTCAGCTCTCTCTACATGCTGCAACAGCCGGTTTCGCGGCTGCGGCTGCATGTGTTCGGCCTGGCGTGTGCGCTTGCGACCGTGCTTGGCGTCAGCGGTGGCTGCATGCTTGAGCGAATCGTTGTGGTGCCTATGCAGTTGCAGGGCCTGCAATTGTTTCTGTTGCTGCCTTGGCTGGCGTTGATTGCCTATGCCGTACCCGCAGGGCTGGGCAGATTACGGCCGGGCTGGCCCACCGCTGGGCTGGCATTGCCGGTGATGACCAATGCCTTGGTGCTGGGGCTGACACTGCACATCATCGACAATTCGACGGGGGGCTTTGCAACGCTGGGCGCAAGCATTCTGTCCGGGCTGGGGTTCTGGCTGGCGCTTGCCCTGTTCGACGACTTGCTGCAACGCGGCGACCACGATGATGTTCCTCACGCCCTGCAGGGATTGCCGCTGGCCCTTATAGGCGCTGGCGTCATGGTGATGGCATTTTCCGGGTTCAACGGGTTGTTCATGCAATGA
- the dcd gene encoding dCTP deaminase, giving the protein MSIKSDKWIRRMAQEHGMIEPFVERQVRGEQDSRVISFGVSSYGYDVRCADEFKVFTNINSATVDPKNFDAGSFVDVKSDVCIIPPNSFALARTVEYFRIPRNVLTICLGKSTYARCGIIVNVTPLEPEWEGHVTLEFSNTTTLPAKIYANEGVAQMLFLESDEECEVSYKDRGGKYQGQRGVTLPRT; this is encoded by the coding sequence ATGAGCATCAAATCGGACAAGTGGATTCGCCGCATGGCGCAGGAACACGGCATGATCGAGCCGTTCGTCGAGCGCCAGGTGCGCGGTGAGCAAGACAGCCGGGTCATCTCCTTTGGCGTCTCCAGCTACGGCTATGACGTGCGCTGCGCCGACGAATTCAAGGTGTTCACCAACATCAACTCGGCCACCGTCGACCCGAAAAACTTCGACGCGGGCAGCTTCGTCGACGTCAAGAGCGACGTTTGCATCATCCCGCCGAACTCCTTCGCCCTGGCCCGCACCGTCGAGTACTTCCGCATCCCGCGCAACGTGCTGACGATCTGCCTGGGCAAAAGCACCTACGCCCGCTGCGGCATCATCGTCAACGTCACCCCGCTGGAGCCTGAGTGGGAAGGCCACGTGACCCTGGAGTTCTCCAACACCACCACCTTGCCGGCGAAAATCTACGCCAACGAAGGTGTGGCGCAGATGCTCTTCCTGGAGTCCGACGAGGAGTGCGAAGTGTCCTACAAGGACCGTGGCGGCAAGTATCAGGGCCAGCGCGGCGTCACCCTGCCACGCACCTGA